In Kwoniella dendrophila CBS 6074 chromosome 7, complete sequence, the following proteins share a genomic window:
- a CDS encoding carbamoyl-phosphate synthase, large subunit, with product MAPSVPGFEGVVPSSDIPAIQQAVSVAPAAHSAVDVTPPASPAPTASSPRPTVNRAASFVAPASRPLGSLHPPATLKGIDYEGMPEEPKWEDAMGEPDTVLELADGLALAGHSFGAKKSVSGECVFQTGMVGYPESLTDPSYSSQILILTYPLIGNYGVPERPNVETSKIPTSEDAHNVPPPTHLLDSLPFEFESSHIHIAALVVANYHPSYSHHLANSSLGQWLKEQGVPAIWGVDTRMLTKRLREGGSILGRVLAKQGASSVDEQRGRENSGVLGGVSRLLNGLSAPSMVRSNSTDNFAVNWKEDYETVPFHDPNGINLVAKVSTQQPTLYTSTTGVDKQINARTGKQLRVIAIDVGMKWNQIRCFRERGVEVKVVPWNYDINAETEAYDGIFVSNGPGDPSMVKETIANLSKALETSKVPIFGICLGHQLLALASGASTRKMKYGNRGMNLPCTCSSSGRCYITSQNHGYEVDVTTLKNGWEAFFTNANDQSNEGIWMGKDGKPFFSVQFHPESAPGPRDTEFIFDVFIKSMVDTAREGKLVPIDMPGGEIADNIAARPKEQVKKVLVLGSGGLSIGQAGEFDYSGSQAIKALKEEGIYTILVNPNIATIQTSKGLADKVYFLPVTPEFVRKIIKHEKPDGIYCTFGGQTALSVGIKLKDEFAQLGVKVLGTPIDTIITTEDRDLFAKAMEEIGEKCAESASAVNLEESIEAANRIGYPVIVRAAFALGGLGSGFAQNDEQLTELCNKAFATSPQVLVEKSMKGWKEIEYEVVRDCRNNCITVCNMENFDPLGIHTGDSIVVAPSQTLSDADYNMLRTTAVNVIRHLGVVGECNIQYALNPYSKEYCIIEVNARLSRSSALASKATGYPLAFIAAKLGLNIPLNEIKNSVTKETSACFEPSLDYCVVKIPRWDLKKFNRVSTALSSSMKSVGEVMAIGRTFEETIQKAIRCIDDRFPGFGEHIHVEDIDHEIANPTDQRLFALATAFKRGYSVEKLNKMSNIDPWFLTRLERLFKTEKLIGTYNASNVPNQLIRNAKQLGFSDRQIAKALNSNELAVRRLRIEAGISPFVKQIDTVAAEFPAFTNYLYTTYNASDHDVSFEDNGVMVLGSGVYRIGSSVEFDWCAVTAIRTLRAQGMKTVMINYNPETVSTDYDEADKLYFENISLETVLDIYDIERSSGLVLSMGGQTPNNIALALHRQNVKIYGTSPEMIDTAENRYKFSRMLDKIGVDQPLWKELTSFPEAKSFCDKVGYPVLVRPSYVLSGAAMNVVFSEDDLESYLGQATDVSRDHPVVISKYIEEAKEIEMDAVARDGKMVMHYISEHVENAGVHSGDATLILPPQDLDPETIRKIEIATQKIGHALNVTGPYNIQFIAKNNEIKVIECNLRAARSFPFVSKVTGINAIELATKVMLGFPVTPYPDVKMPPNYVGVKVPQFSFSRLSGADPVLGVEMASTGEVACFGKDKYDAYLKALISTGIRPPKKNILLSVGSFKEKLEMLPVVLKLHRQGYNLFATAGTSDFFQEHGIPVKFLEALGSENDLNPQKAEYSLTQHLANNLIDLYINLPSKNRSRRPASYISQGYKSRRMAVDFAVPLITNVKCAKLFIEAVLKKPTFDITSVDYKTSHETFSFPSLVSVQAFVPGAAEPNSDDFSEASQAAIRGGFTVLQMVPQGVNSAVEDEISLQRAQANATGASHCDYFFSVAATADNASRLQDALAAGAKALFIPFNNFFGSVNKVTSVAQHFAAWPADKPIVTDARATDLASILLLASLNNRSIHIASVSTRDDILLIALAKEKGLNVTCDVSIYALFYSQIDYPTAKCLPTAEDQQALWDNLATIDIFSVGVLPYELGTALGNPISASSGVAESLPLLLTAVAEGKLTLQDISLRLSENPRTIFGLPEQAQTYVEVEVNRQSSFSAQDSKTWSPLNGKPIAGAIHRVVINGHSVFLDGLSFSMPLGRDISSAGPRAPIAKQARGSFALQKRPSISALMSPTTERPASFGPPANDKLMSLASIAPVNTSPVRNLLSLQTSPAFARRHILSVKQFDREDLHVLFNLASEMRAQVERSGSVDTLKGRVLCTLFYEPSTRTSTSFEAAMKRCGGEVVQVTASTSSVQKGESLADTIRTVGCYSDAVVLRHPAVGSSKSAAKSSPVPIINAGDGIGEHPTQSLLDVFCIREELGSVNGITITLIGDLKNGRTVHSLVKLLSLYDVTINFVSPPSLTMPESVKSEASRAGVRINESTILSDDIIAKSDVLYVTRIQKERFENPSEYESVKDLYIINNDVLAKAKESAIVMHPLPRVNEIDPEVDFDSKRAAYFRQMRYGLFVRMALLTLVLGA from the exons ATGGCTCCTTCTGTACCTGGTTTTGAAGGTGTCGTACCTTCAAGTGACATCCCAGCTATCCAACAAGCTGTCTCTGTAGCTCCTGCTGCTCATTCAGCTGTAGATGTCACTCCTCCAGCTTCACCAGCTCctacagcttcatcacctcGACCAACTGTCAACAGAGCTGCATCTTTCGTCGCTCCTGCTTCAAGACCATTAGGAAGTCTTCACCCACCAGCTACCCTCAAAGGTATCGATTATGAGGGTATGCCTGAAGAACCTAAATGGGAAGATGCCATGGGAGAACCTGATACCGTTCTCGAACTTGCTGATGGTTTAGCTTTGGCTGGTCACTCTTTCGGTGCTAAGAAATCAGTTTCAGGAGAATGTGTTTTCCAAACCG GTATGGTCGGTTACCCCGAATCATTGACCGACCCTTCTTACTCTTCTCAAATTCTTATTCTCACCTATCCCTTGATTGGTAATTACGGTGTACCCGAAAGACCCAACGTTGAGACATCTAAAATCCCAACTTCAGAAGATGCTCACAATGTCCCTCCACCAACacatcttcttgattcacttccttttgaatttgaatcttCTCACATTCACATCGCTGCCCTTGTAGTAGCCAACTATCACCCAAGTTACTCTCACCATCTCGCCAATTCAAGTCTTGGTCAATGGCTCAAAGAACAAGGAGTTCCCGCTATTTGGGGTGTAGACACTAGAATGTTGACCAAAAGACTTAGAGAAGGAGGTTCAATTCTAGGTAGAGTTCTCGCTAAACAAGGCGCTTCCTCTGTTGACGAACAACGAGGTAGAGAGAATTCAGGTGTCCTTGGTGGTGTCTCAAGACTCCTCAATGGTCTTTCTGCCCCATCAATGGTCAGATCCAACTCCACCGACAACTTCGCTGTCAACTGGAAGGAAGACTACGAGACCGTCCCCTTCCATGATCCTAACGGTATCAACCTTGTCGCCAAGGTCTCTACCCAGCAACCTACTCTTTACACTTCTACAACTGGTGTAGATAAGCAAATCAATGCTAGAACCGGCAAACAATTACGAGTCATTGCCATTGATGTTGGTATGAAATGGAACCAAATTAGATGTTTCAGAGAACGAGGTGTCGAAGTCAAGGTTGTTCCTTGG AACTACGATATCAACGCTGAAACCGAAGCCTACGACGGTATATTCGTTTCTAACGGTCCCGGTGACCCTTCGATGGTCAAAGAAACCATTGCCAACCTTTCTAAAGCTCTTGAAACCAGTAAAGTCCCTATCTTCGGTATCTGTCTTGGTCATCAACTTCTCGCTTTAGCCTCTGGTGCTTCCACCCGAAAGATGAAGTACGGTAACAGAGGTATGAACTTGCCTTGTacatgttcatcatctggTAGATGTTACATCACTTCTCAAAACCACGGTtatgaagttgatgttaCTACACTCAAGAATGGCTGGGAAGCTTTCTTCACCAACGCCAACGATCAATCTAACGAAGGTATCTGGAtgggtaaagatggtaaaccatTCTTCTCAGTACAATTCCACCCTGAGTCCGCTCCAGGTCCCAGAGATACCGAATTCATTTTCGATGTGTTCATCAAAAGTATGGTTGACACTGCTAGAGAAGGTAAACTCGTTCCTATCGACATGCCTGGAGGTGAAATTGCCGACAACATTGCCGCTAGACCAAAAGAACAAGTTAAAAAAGTTCTTGTACTTGGTTCCGGTGGTCTTTCCATCGGTCAAGCTGGTGAATTTGATTACTCTGGTTCTCAAGCCATCAaagctttgaaagaagaaggtatttaCACCATTCTTGTTAACCCCAACATCGCTACTATCCAAACTTCAAAAGGTCTCGCCGACAAGGTCTACTTCTTGCCCGTCACCCCTGAATTTGTtagaaagatcatcaaacACGAGAAACCAGATGGTATCTACTGTACTTTTGGTGGTCAAACCGCTCTTTCCGTTGGTATCAAATTGAAGGATGAATTTGCTCAACTCGGTGTCAAGGTCCTTGGTACTCCGATCgataccatcatcaccactGAAGATAGAGATCTTTTCGCTAAAGCCATGGAGGAAATTGGTGAAAAATGTGCTGAATCTGCAAGTGCCGTTAACCTCGAAGAATCTATAGAAGCTGCCAACAGAATTGGTTATCCCGTCATCGTTCGAGCCGCTTTCGCCCTTGGTGGTCTTGGGTCCGGGTTCGCCCAAAATGATGAGCAACTTACTGAGCTTTGTAACAAAGCTTTCGCTACTTCCCCTCAAGTTTTGGTTGAGAAATCGATGAAAGGTTGGAAGGAAATCGAATACGAAGTCGTTAGAGATTGCAGAAATAACTGTATCACCGTCTGTAACATGGAG AACTTCGACCCCTTGGGTATTCACACCGGTGATTCCATTGTCGTTGCACCATCTCAAACTCTTTCCGATGCCGACTACAACATGCTTAGAACCACTGCCGTAAACGTTATTCGTCATCTTGGTGTCGTTGGTGAATGTAACATCCAATACGCCCTCAACCCTTACTCTAAAGAATACTGCATTATCGAAGTCAATGCTCGTCTTTCCAGATCCTCTGCTCTTGCTTCCAAAGCCACTGGTTACCCTCTCGCTTTCATTGCTGCTAAATTGGGTCTTAACATTCCTCTTAACGAGATCAAGAACTCAGTCACCAAAGAAACTTCTGCTTGTTTCGAACCTTCATTAGATTACTGTGTAGTCAAGATTCCTCGATGGGATTTAAAGAAATTTAACCGAGTTAGTACTGCTTTGAGTAGTTCAATGAAATCTGTTGGTGAAGTCATGGCCATTGGTAGAACATTCGAGGAAACCATACAAAAGGCCATTAGATGTATTGATGATAGATTCCCTGGTTTCGGTGAACACATCCATGTCGAAGATATCGACCACGAAATCGCCAACCCAACCGATCAACGTCTCTTCGCCCTCGCTACTGCCTTCAAACGAGGATACTCTGTTGAAAAACTCAACAAGATGTCTAACATCGACCCGTGGTTCTTAACTAGACTTGAAAGATTATTCAAGACTGAAAAGCTTATTGG TACCTACAACGCTTCAAATGTTCCAAACCAACTCATCCGAAATGCCAAACAACTTGGTTTCTCCGATCGACAGATCGCTAAAGCCCTCAACTCCAACGAGCTTGCTGTCCGAAGACTTCGTATCGAAGCTGGTATCTCTCCTTTCGTCAAGCAAATAGATACTGTTGCTGCTGAATTCCCAGCTTTCACCAATTACTTGTACACTACCTACAATGCTAGTGATCACGACGTTTCCTTCGAGGACAATGGTGTAATGGTACTCGGTTCCGGTGTATACCGAATTGGTTCTTCAGTCGAATTCGATTGGTGTGCTGTAACAGCTATTAGAACTCTCCGAGCTCAAGGAATGAAGACTGTCATGATCAATTACAACCCTGAAACTGTATCTACCGATTATGATGAAGCCGACAAGCTCTATTTCGAAAACATCTCTCTTGAAACTGTTCTCGATATTTACGAcattgaaagatcaagtGGTCTTGTCTTATCTATGGGTGGTCAAACACCAAACAATATTGCTTTAGCTCTTCACCGACAAAACGTCAAGATCTACGGTACTTCCCCGGAAATGATTGATACCGCTGAAAACCGATACAAATTCTCTCGAATGTTAGATAAAATTGGTGTTGACCAACCTCTCTGGAAAGAACTCACCAGTTTCCCTGAAGCCAAGAGTTTCTGTGACAAAGTCGGCTACCCTGTACTTGTCAGACCATCATACGTACTTTCAGGTGCTGCTATGAACGTTGTTTTCTCAGAAGACGATCTCGAATCTTACCTAGGTCAAGCTACCGATGTCTCAAGAGATCACCCTGTCGTCATTTCCAAATATATCGAAGAAGCCAAAGAAATCGAAATGGATGCCGTCGCAAGAGATGGTAAAATGGTCATGCACTACATCTCCGAACACGTCGAGAACGCTGGTGTTCACTCTGGTGATGCTACTCTTATCTTACCACCACAAGATCTCGATCCAGAAACAATCAGAAAGATTGAAATCGCTACACAAAAGATCGGTCATGCCCTCAATGTTACTGGTCCATACAACATTCAATTCATTGCCAAGAACAACGAAATCAAGGTTATTGAATGTAACTTGCGAGCTGCTCGATCTTTCCCATTCGTCTCAAAGGTCACCGGTATCAACGCCATCGAGCTCGCCACCAAAGTTATGCTTGGCTTCCCAGTTACCCCTTACCCAGATGTCAAGATGCCTCCTAACTACGTCGGTGTCAAGGTACCACAATTCTCGTTCAGTCGTTTATCAGGTGCCGACCCTGTTCTTGGTGTAGAAATGGCTTCTACCGGTGAAGTTGCCTGTTTCGGTAAAGACAAATACGATGCTTACCTCAAAGCACTTATCTCAACTGGTATTCGACCACCTAAGAAGAACATTTTACTCTCCGTTGGTTCATTCAAGGAGAAATTGGAGATGTTGCCTGTAGTACTCAAACTCCACAGACAAGGTTACAACCTCTTCGCTACCGCCGGTACATCCGATTTCTTCCAAGAACATGGTATTCCAGTCAAATTCCTTGAAGCTTTGGGATCTGAAAACGACCTTAACCCTCAAAAAGCTGAATACTCCTTGACTCAACATTTAGCCAATAACTTGATCGACTTATACATCAACTTGCCATCGAAGAACAGATCAAGACGACCTGCTTCTTACATATCTCAAGGTTACAAATCCAGAAGAATGGCTGTCGATTTTGCTGTTCCTCTTATCACTAATGTCAAATGTGCTAAACTCTTCATTGAAGCTGTTCTCAAAAAGCCAACTTTCGATATCACCAGTGTAGATTACAAAACCTCTCATGAAACATTCTCTTTCCCAAGTCTTGTCTCCGTTCAAGCATTCGTACCTGGTGCTGCTGAACCTAACTCTGATGATTTCAGTGAAGCAAGTCAAGCTGCTATTAGAGGTGGTTTCACAGTATTACAAATGGTTCCTCAAGGTGTCAATTCcgctgttgaagatgaaatctCCCTTCAAAGAGCTCAAGCCAACGCTACTGGCGCTTCTCACTGCGACTACTTCTTCTCTGTCGCCGCTACCGCCGATAACGCCTCCAGACTTCAAGATGCTCTTGCTGCCGGTGCTAAAGCTTTGTTCATCCCATTCAACAACTTCTTTGGATCAGTCAACAAAGTAACCAGTGTCGCTCAACACTTCGCCGCTTGGCCAGCAGACAAACCAATAGTCACCGATGCTCGAGCCACTGATCTCGCTTCAATCTTGCTTCTTGCCAGTTTGAACAACAGATCTATACATATCGCCAGTGTTTCAACCCGAGACGACATCTTGTTGATTGCTCTTGCCAAAGAGAAGGGATTGAACGTCACTTGTGATGTATCAATTTACGCCTTGTTCTATTCTCAAATAGATTACCCTACCGCTAAGTGCCTTCCTACTGCTGAAGATCAACAAGCCCTTTGGGATAACCTCGCCACCATTGACATCTTCTCAGTTGGTGTTCTCCCATACGAACTTGGTACTGCTCTTGGTAACCCAATTTCTGCCAGTTCTGGTGTTGCTGAATCACTTCCTCTCCTCTTGACCGCTGTTGCCGAAGGTAAACTCACCCTCCAAGATATCTCTCTCCGATTGAGTGAAAACCCAAGAACCATCTTCGGTTTACCCGAACAAGCGCAAACCTacgttgaagttgaagtcaACAGACAATCGTCCTTCTCAGCACAAGACAGTAAAACCTGGTCACCACTTAACGGCAAGCCAATTGCAGGAGCTATTCACCGAGTTGTCATCAATGGTCACTCGGTATTCTTGGATGGATTGTCATTCTCCATGCCTCTTGGAAGAGATATCTCAAGTGCTGGACCAAGAGCTCCTATCGCCAAACAAGCTCGTGGATCATTCGCTTTACAGAAGAGACCTTCTATCTCAGCACTCATGTCACCCACAACAGAAAGACCAGCATCATTCGGTCCTCCAGCCAACGACAAACTTATGTCTCTCGCTTCTATCGCTCCAGTCAACACTTCTCCTGTAcgaaaccttctttctcttcaaacCTCCCCAGCTTTCGCTCGACGACATATCTTATCGGTCAAACAATTTGATCGAGAGGATTTACATGTTCTTTTCAACCTTGCTTCTGAAATGAGAGCTCAAGTGGAGAGAAGTGGTTCAGTTGATACACTTAAAGGTAGAGTTTTGTGTACCCTCTTCTACGAGCCATCCACAAgaacttcaacttctttcgAAGCTGCTATGAAACGATgtggtggtgaagttgtTCAAGTCACtgcttcaacatcttcagtACAAAAGGGAGAATCATTGGCCGATACCATCAGAACTGTTGGTTGTTACTCTGATGCAGTTGTACTTCGACACCCTGCTGTtggatcaagtaaatcagcTGCTAAATCAAGTCCAGTTCCAATTATTAACGCTGGTGATGGTATTGGAGAACACCCTACACAAAGTTTATTGGATGTTTTCTGTATTCGAGAAGAATTAGGTTCAGTCAATGGTATTACCATTACATTAA TTGGTGATTTGAAGAATGGTAGAACTGTACATTCATTAGtcaaattattatcattatatgaTGTTACGATAAACTTTgtttcaccaccatcattaaCAATGCCTGAATCAGTTAAATCTGAAGCATCAAGAGCTGGTGTGAGAATAAACgaatcaacaatattatcaGACGATATAATCGCAAAATCTGATGTTTTATACGTAACAAGaattcaaaaagaaagattcgAAAATCCATCAGAATATGAATCTGTTAAAGATttatacatcatcaacaatgatGTTTTGgcaaaagctaaagaatctGCTATTGTAATGCACCCATTACCTCGAGtgaatgaaattgatccaGAAGTTGATTTCGATTCAAAGAGAGCTGCTTACTTCAGACAAATGAGATACGGTCTTTTC GTACGAATGGCTCTTCTTACACTTGTTCTTGGTGCTTAA